From Vagococcus jeotgali, one genomic window encodes:
- a CDS encoding ECF transporter S component, protein MKIVREKLTVLSMLTALTVVLAMFFTIPVPMTKGYVNFLEVGIYTAAMLYGGVAGLLVGAISGGMLDMLLGYPQWIIFSVLIHGAQGYIAGKWTVGKSYKVRLFWLSLASLIMVVGYFFAGALLYGYGASLASIPGNIIQVIFGTFASLMVVGILEKRSLVKP, encoded by the coding sequence ATGAAAATAGTTAGAGAGAAATTAACAGTGTTATCTATGCTAACAGCTTTAACAGTTGTTTTGGCAATGTTTTTTACAATCCCTGTTCCAATGACAAAAGGGTATGTAAACTTTCTAGAAGTGGGTATTTACACAGCTGCAATGCTTTATGGTGGGGTAGCAGGTCTTTTAGTTGGTGCCATTAGTGGTGGTATGCTCGATATGTTACTAGGTTATCCTCAGTGGATTATATTTTCAGTATTAATCCACGGTGCACAAGGTTATATTGCAGGGAAATGGACAGTAGGTAAATCTTACAAAGTTCGCTTGTTTTGGTTAAGTCTAGCATCACTTATTATGGTAGTTGGGTACTTTTTTGCTGGAGCCTTACTCTACGGATACGGAGCAAGTTTAGCATCTATTCCTGGAAATATTATTCAAGTTATATTTGGAACTTTTGCATCATTGATGGTCGTAGGTATTTTAGAAAAACGCTCGCTAGTTAAACCATAA